The following coding sequences lie in one Fusarium poae strain DAOMC 252244 chromosome 1, whole genome shotgun sequence genomic window:
- a CDS encoding hypothetical protein (BUSCO:20503at5125) — protein MSTDADDLLNDFGDSGDEVEEENNNDGLIRDQEASGDRDRDAMELDGEAEAKNDDDPDANLNDRDDSEATKVKVERMQLGGVKDVRSVASLMQTLEPVLEKIAHFRSQAATQDTILGNIEDHPEYHLLTQSNSLSTQIDGEVALVHKFIRDHYSTRFPELERLVTTPLEYAKVVAIIGNGPLDSESIKALQTSTENPLGMTLKSVLDGPSLMIVTVEATTSKGHEMTSEELQRVYKACDMTIALNNAKQTLAEYVQSRMNIFAPNLTALIGSLTAAQLLNAAGGLTGLSKTPACNIASWGSKRKHSGMATNIGVRQQGYLYNSEMIRAIPSDLRKQALRVVAAKLVLAARVDRIHSSPDGSTGEELKSACLERLEKLTEPPPNKGQRALPVPDDKPSRKRGGRRARKAKEALAMTDLRKQQNRLAFGKEEKEVGYGLGEGTVGMGMIGQSNDGRIRSTQIDQRTRAKVSAKSKGWGGNSTVGGAASSIGGFGQASNIDLRGRGLRATGVGSTVGPGTGTSSSLAFTAVQGLELVDPKTQAELSKKRKAEEDRWFKGGTFTQVGGSSSGNGFKVPELPAAKRVDTGSTKTGSSASK, from the exons ATGTCGACCGACGCAGATGATCTACTTAACGATTTTGGAGACTCAGGGGATGAGGTCGAGGAGGAGAACAACAACGATGGCCTAATCAGGGACCAAGAGGCAAGTGGCGATCGCGATCGCGATGCCATGGAACTAGATGGAGAAGCCGAAGCAAAGAACGATGATGATCCCGATGCCAATTTAAACGACAGAGACGACTCCGAGGCGACAAAGGTCAAGGTCGAGAGGATGCAGCTTGGGGGAGTTAAAGATGTTCGAAGTGTGGCCAGTCTGATGCAAACGCTGGAACCAGTTCTTGAG AAAATCGCACATTTTCGATCGCAAGCCGCGACGCAAGACACCATCCTAGGAAATATCGAAGATCACCCGGAATATCATCTTCTGACACAGTCCAACAGCTTATCGACTCAAATCGATGGAGAAGTTGCTCTCGTCCATAAATTCATCCGCGATCATTACTCGACACGATTTCCCGAACTTGAACGACTGGTCACTACACCACTAGAATATGCCAAGGTCGTTGCCATCATAGGAAATGGGCCTTTAGACTCAGAGAGCATTAAAGCCCTGCAGACTTCGACCGAAAATCCTCTGGGAATGACTCTCAAGTCTGTTCTCGATGGACCCTCGCTCATGATTGTGACGGTCGAAGCCACGACGTCTAAAGGTCATGAAATGACCTCAGAAGAGCTTCAGCGCGTCTACAAAGCATGTGATATGACCATAGCTCTCAACAATGCCAAGCAAACATTGGCAGAATACGTCCAGTCGCGCATGAACATCTTTGCGCCTAATTTGACCGCTCTCATCGGTTCCCTCACTGCTGCCCAGCTTCTCAACGCAGCAGGCGGACTCACGGGTCTCTCAAAGACGCCTGCCTGTAATATCGCCAGCTGGGGCTCCAAGAGGAAGCACTCAGGAATGGCTACAAATATCGGTGTTCGGCAACAGGGCTACCTCTACAATTCAGAAATGATCCGGGCCATTCCTAGTGACCTGCGAAAGCAGGCCCTGAGAGTTGTGGCAGCTAAGCTAGTCTTGGCTGCCCGGGTTGATCGTATCCATTCGAGCCCGGATGGGTCTACGGGAGAGGAGCTTAAATCAGCGTGTCTCGAGCGCCTTGAGAAGTTGACAGAACCACCGCCCAACAAGGGCCAGCGTGCGCTTCCAGTCCCAGACGACAAGCCATCCCGCAAGCGAGGTGGACGACGTGCCCGCAAGGCAAAGGAGGCACTTGCTATGACCGACCTTCGTAAGCAACAGAACCGCTTGGCTTTTggcaaggaggagaaggaagtcGGTTATGGACTTGGCGAGGGGACCGTTGGTATGGGTATGATCGGACAATCCAACGACGGTCGTATCCGCAGTACTCAGATCGACCAACGTACCCGAGCAAAAGTCAGTGCCAAAAGCAAGGGCTGGGGCGGAAACAGTACCGTTGGTGGTGCTGCTTCGTCTATCGGTGGTTTTGGCCAAGCATCCAACATCGATCTACGGGGTCGCGGGCTGCGAGCAACCGGCGTCGGCAGCACGGTTGGACCAGGGACCGGTACATCGTCATCTCTGGCATTTACCGCCGTGCAGGGTTTGGAACTCGTTGATCCCAAGACACAGGCCGAGCTTAGCAAGAAGCGCAAAGCCGAGGAGGACAGGTGGTTCAAAGGCGGCACATTCACTCAAGTTGGGGGATCGTCGAGCGGTAATGGTTTCAAGGTACCAGAACTCCCAGCAGCCAAGCGAGTCGATACAGGATCGACCAAAACAGGTTCCTCAGCATCGAAATAA
- the CLF1 gene encoding NineTeen Complex (NTC) component (BUSCO:8834at5125) has product MESSRGPPRVKNKAAAPVQISAEQLLREAVDRQEVGVQAPTQRFADLEELHEFQGRKRKEFEDYVRRNRLNLNNWMRYAQWELEQKEFKRAESVFERALDAHPNNVQLWVRYIESEMKSRNINHARNLLDRAVSRLPRVDKLWYKYVYMEEMLGNIPGTRQVFDRWMQWHPDEAAWSSYIKLEKRYGEFERAREIFRTFTQLHPESRNWIKWAKFEEEYGTSDQVREVFGDAVEALGDDFVDEKLFIAYARYEAKLKEYERARAIYKYALDRLPRSKSMILHKAYTTFEKQFGDKDGVEDVVLSKRRVYYEELIKENPKNYDAWFDYAKLEETSQDSDRIRDIYERAVAQVPPTQEKRHWRRYIYLWIFYAIWEEMEGQDVERTRQIYNTCLGLIPHKRFTFAKIWLMAAQFEIRQGELTAARKLLGRAIGMCPKDKIFNGYVDLERRLFEFVRCRTLYEKHIEFNPANCQTWIKFAELERGLDDLDRTRAIFELAVQQQQLDMPELLWKSYIDFEEEEGEYERTRALYERLLEKTDHVKVWISYAHFEINIPEDDEEGGDEEQPVSEEAKARARKVFKRAHKSMRDRDLKEECVSLLNAWLSFERTHGSAEDLEAVQKQMPRKTKRRRKLDDDSWEEYIDYVFPADDKQAANLSNLLSMAQSWKQQSGGGLGA; this is encoded by the coding sequence ATGGAGTCATCCAGGGGACCCCCAAGGGTCAAGAACAAGGCCGCCGCGCCTGTTCAAATCAGCGCCGAACAGCTACTTCGAGAAGCTGTCGACCGACAAGAAGTTGGAGTTCAAGCGCCTACCCAACGCTTCGCTGATCTGGAAGAGCTTCACGAGTTTCagggaagaaagaggaaggaaTTCGAGGATTACGTTCGACGCAACCGATTAAACCTAAACAACTGGATGCGATATGCGCAATGGGAGCTCGAGCAGAAGGAGTTCAAGCGCGCCGAGTCCGTTTTCGAGCGCGCCCTCGATGCCCATCCCAACAACGTCCAACTATGGGTCCGTTATATCGAGTCGGAGATGAAGTCGAGGAATATCAATCACGCGCGAAACTTACTGGACAGAGCCGTCTCTAGATTGCCACGAGTTGACAAGCTCTGGTACAAATACGTGTACATGGAGGAGATGCTGGGCAACATCCCTGGAACTCGCCAAGTCTTTGATCGATGGATGCAATGGCACCCCGACGAGGCAGCATGGAGCTCCTATATCAAGTTGGAGAAGCGATACGGCGAATTCGAACGTGCACGAGAAATCTTTCGAACATTTACTCAGCTTCACCCCGAATCCCGGAACTGGATCAAATGGGCCAAGTTTGAGGAAGAATATGGTACAAGCGATCAGGTGCGGGAAGTGTTTGGAGACGCAGTCGAGGCACTGGGCGATGACTTCGTCGATGAGAAACTGTTCATTGCCTATGCTCGTTATGAAGCCAAGCTGAAAGAGTATGAACGTGCTCGGGCGATATACAAGTACGCTCTGGATCGTTTGCCACGATCAAAGTCTATGATTCTCCACAAGGCATACACAACGTTTGAGAAGCAATTTGGTGACAAGGATGGTGTCGAGGATGTCGTATTATCCAAGAGAAGGGTGTATTACGAAGAGCTCATCAAGGAGAACCCCAAGAACTACGACGCTTGGTTCGACTACGCAAAACTCGAGGAAACATCTCAAGACTCTGATCGAATCCGAGACATATACGAGAGAGCAGTGGCCCAGGTGCCACCAACACAGGAGAAGCGACATTGGCGACGATACATCTATCTGTGGATCTTTTACGCCATATGGGAAGAGATGGAAGGACAAGATGTCGAGCGGACACGACAGATTTACAACACATGCCTGGGTCTTATTCCACACAAGCGGTTTACATTTGCTAAAATCTGGCTCATGGCGGCGCAATTCGAAATCCGTCAAGGTGAGCTCACTGCGGCACGAAAACTCCTCGGACGTGCTATAGGCATGTGTCCAAAGGATAAGATTTTCAACGGTTACGTTGATTTGGAGCGGAGGCTATTTGAGTTTGTACGATGCCGTACTCTCTATGAGAAGCACATCGAATTCAACCCGGCCAATTGCCAGACATGGATCAAATTCGCAGAACTAGAACGTGGATTGGACGATCTGGATCGCACGCGCGCCATCTTTGAGCTTGCCgttcagcaacagcagcttGACATGCCGGAACTACTGTGGAAATCATATATCGactttgaggaggaggagggcgAGTACGAACGCACGCGCGCTCTTTACGAGCGTCTGCTCGAGAAAACGGACCACGTCAAGGTCTGGATCAGTTACGCACATTTCGAGATCAACATTCccgaagacgacgaggaagGAGGGGACGAGGAGCAGCCTGTCAGCGAAGAAGCCAAGGCAAGGGCACGCAAGGTATTCAAACGAGCACACAAGAGCATGCGAGACCGCGATCTCAAGGAAGAATGCGTATCACTTCTCAACGCCTGGTTGTCATTCGAGCGCACGCACGGGTCTGCGGAGGACTTGGAGGCGGTCCAGAAACAGATGCCGCGCAAGACAAAGAGACGGAGAAAGCTCGACGACGACTCGTGGGAGGAGTATATCGACTATGTCTTCCCTGCCGACGACAAGCAAGCCGCCAATCTCTCCAACCTCTTATCTATGGCGCAGAGCTGGAAACAACAGTCAGGCGGAGGACTCGGCGCATGA
- a CDS encoding hypothetical protein (TransMembrane:2 (o379-400i545-563o)~BUSCO:31789at5125), which yields MANYDPYDRDYSRRYVREERRDDPRYLDPRDSFTSKTHREIVPRGREDSDLSIEEVRREFPPPGTRDIRRARSAGPNYYEEEYEYRRGYDPRDRDYDRRSHRGGHSSPYYEDEDRKPKSKGMSKNEKIIAAVAGAALLAGGKELYDRREAKEERTDIQRNPLSTAALAGVGALAAYQGAQFYNKQQAKKDQKANMILQRGRDGYYSDYYSDEDESPREKKGHKNFLESAIAATGLGAAVKSLTGGGSEDNRSRRGGSPSSERSRSHAGGSGGANKIQKAAMASLLAGATEAFRVAKEPGGWKGEKTKRILTAAAGAAAVDTATDDKGGKRGLAEAVIGGLVGNRLINGSRNDIEEDRKTGRSRSRSRARSRSQGGGGGGASGLAALATAGLGALGAKKVLDRSRSRSRSRSVRGRGRSVSYSPSPDRRRQRSRSRSVVDKARNGLAKLGLGAGAGAAATDEYQRRRDQDDFSERGGSRSRRYSDDMYDDRRAGSNRDYYDDDRSYRERPRERRRGGRSDYSSSSSDIGDSDEDEKRAKKMRGKQIITTGLAAVATIHAAHGVYSSMEKRNARHKAVKEGRLSEVDAKKLKTKAIMQDAASVGIAAMGIKGAISEMKEAKDLTKECKEFNQEKARRHEKRVQRRVRHQSVGDGRARADSWAPSSRRVDGYDSDVEYEYSDPRDYQGKPYRGNTFPAEPYGTDTYRRNPNGLPSPY from the coding sequence ATGGCCAACTACGACCCGTATGATCGGGACTACTCTCGCCGCTATGTGCGGGAGGAACGCCGAGATGATCCCCGTTATCTCGACCCTAGAGACTCTTTCACCTCAAAGACTCACCGCGAGATTGTCCCTCGTGGACGTGAAGATAGCGACTTGTCTATAGAAGAGGTTCGCCGTGAATTCCCCCCACCCGGCACCCGCGATATCCGTCGTGCTCGATCCGCTGGACCAAACTACTACGAAGAAGAATACGAATATCGCCGGGGATATGATCCTCGTGATCGTGATTATGATCGCCGTTCTCACCGAGGAGGGCACTCCAGCCCCTACTACGAAGATGAGGATCGCAAGCCCAAGTCCAAAGGAATGTCCAAGAACGAGAAGATCATTGCAGCCGTCGCCGGTGCTGCCCTTCTTGCTGGTGGCAAGGAGTTGTACGATCGCCGTGAAGCCAAAGAGGAGCGTACTGACATCCAACGCAACCCCCTCTCGACCGCAGCCCTGGCTGGTGTTGGCGCTCTGGCCGCCTATCAGGGCGCTCAGTTCTACAACAAGCagcaggccaagaaggaccAAAAGGCCAACATGATCCTCCAAAGGGGTCGTGATGGTTACTACAGCGATTATTACTCAGACGAAGATGAAAGCCCCAGAGAGAAGAAGGGCCACAAGAACTTCCTTGAGAGTGCCATCGCAGCTACTGGTCTTGGTGCTGCCGTGAAAAGCCTTACCGGCGGTGGCTCAGAAGATAACAGGAGCCGCCGCGGGGGCAGTCCCTCAAGTGAGCGGTCTCGCTCTCATGCTGGTGGTAGCGGCGGCGCCAACAAGATCCAAAAGGCTGCCATGGcctctcttcttgctggTGCTACAGAGGCCTTCCGCGTCGCCAAGGAGCCTGGTGGTTGGAAGGGCGAGAAGACCAAGCGCATCCTTaccgctgctgctggtgccGCTGCTGTTGACACAGCAACTGATGATAAGGGAGGAAAGCGAGGCCTGGCTGAAGCTGTCATCGGTGGCTTGGTCGGCAACCGCTTGATAAATGGTTCGAGGAACGATATAGAAGAGGATCGCAAGACTGGCCGCAGTCGCTCTCGCTCACGCGCCCGATCCAGGTCTCAGGGAGGCGGAGGCGGCGGGGCCAGTGGTCTTGCAGCTCTTGCAACCGCTGGCCTGGGTGCCCTCGGCGCAAAAAAGGTTCTGGATCGCTCAAGATCGCGATCCAGGAGCCGCAGCGTAAGGGGGAGGGGAAGGAGCGTATCCTACAGCCCCTCTCCAGACCGTCGCCGCCAGCGCAGCCGAAGCCGAAGCGTTGTTGACAAAGCTCGCAATGGCTTGGCCaagcttggtcttggggcCGGCGCCGGCGCAGCTGCTACCGATGAGTACCAACGTCGCCGCGATCAGGATGACTTTAGCGAGCGTGGTGGCAGTCGCTCCCGTCGGTACTCGGATGACATGTACGATGACAGACGAGCTGGCAGCAATCGAGACTATTACGATGACGACCGGTCCTATCGAGAGAGACCTAGAGAAAGGCGACGAGGAGGACGCTCTGATtactcgtcgtcatcatcagacATTGGAGAttctgatgaagatgagaagcGAGCAAAGAAAATGAGAGGTAAGCAAATCATTACTACAGGCTTAGCGGCCGTAGCCACTATCCACGCAGCGCATGGGGTCTATTCTAGTATGGAGAAGAGAAATGCCAGACATAAAGCTGTCAAAGAGGGACGACTTAGCGAGGTCGAtgccaagaagctcaagaccaAAGCGATTATGCAAGACGCCGCATCCGTAGGCATTGCTGCTATGGGTATCAAGGGCGCTATATCCGAGATGAAGGAAGCTAAGGACTTGACAAAAGAGTGCAAGGAATTCAACCAAGAGAAGGCTCGCCGTCATGAGAAGCGAGTGCAACGGCGGGTGAGGCATCAATCGGTGGGCGATGGCAGGGCAAGAGCTGACAGTTGGGCTCCTTCGTCTCGGAGAGTTGACGGGTACGACTCGGATGTCGAGTATGAATACTCTGACCCCCGAGACTATCAAGGCAAACCATACAGAGGCAATACCTTTCCTGCCGAGCCGTACGGGACGGACACCTACAGAAGAAATCCTAATGGGCTGCCGTCCCCCTATTGA
- a CDS encoding hypothetical protein (TransMembrane:12 (i54-74o86-109i121-141o147-171i183-204o210-229i279-305o325-343i364-389o395-412i419-441o453-475i)) — MAARITGRAMSYMTFKPDTSHDRHDGPYINDQGYVDFSPDDKENPRNWSKKRRWGITCIAVFLAMNGNFASSIFSGSVDSVVEEFGISTVAASLTTSIFLLGFCAGPFVFAPLSEFYGRRWIFYITFIAYMAFNFLCAFPTNFGSLLVGRFLAGVFISAPLSTTPGVLVDLWDPIERGNATGIFSLASWVGSSLGPIVSGFVQLKKDWRWGMYSVLWLGGVTVLLMFLIPETHTPTILTQKSKRARQSGIEGYEHVVTEGEEDAPGLAHVYKLALTRPWILMFDLISLLCSVYTCIVFTLQFMLFSIYPIVFRDMRGWNAGVSQLPLLGQVVGAVLGTIVIFVDSERRRSKDAAGKILLPEDRLLMAMFGGVAFPITMFWLACAVPWIVPTLAGTFLSAALMLVYVAIINYLTDTYASYAASVIAANTVARSAGSAAAPLFTTQMFTALGVGGGGSLIGGVATLLAFIPFIFFWYGARIRKKSKYALVEPDQMEKLDEEADPTDYGVEAEESQHVGDMDQPQYKRSDSA; from the exons ATGGCTGCCCGGATTACGGGTAGGGCCATGTCCTATATGACATTCAAACCCGATACCAGCCACGACAGGCACGATGGTCCTTATATCAACGACCAAGGTTATGTCGACTTTTCCCCAGATGACAAGGAGAATCCACGAAATTGGTCCAAGAAACGAAGATGGGGAATAACTTGTATTGCTGTCTTCCTTGCCATGAACGGAAACTTTGCATCAAGCATTTTCTCAGGGAGTGTCGATTCTGTCGTGGAGGAGTTTGGTATCTCAACAGTTGCTGCAAGCTTGACGACTTCCATCTTCCTGCTCGGTTTCTGTGCTGGACCCTTTGTATTTGCACCTCTCTCTGAGTTTTATGGACGTCGATGGATCTTCTACATCACTTTCATCGCTTACATGGCCTTCAACTTTCTCTGCGCTTTCCCCACAAACTTCGGATCGCTCCTCGTTGGAAGATTTTTGGCTGGAGTCTTTATCTCTGCCCCACTAAGCACGACCCCGGGAGTTCTTGTCGATCTCTGGGATCCTATCGAGCGAGGAAATGCTACCGGAATATTCAGTCTTGCTTCCTGGGTGGGATCTTCTTTAGGACCCATTGTTTCGGGCTTTGTTCAGCTGAAGAAGGACTGGCGATGGGGCATGTACTCTGTTCTATGGCTTGGAGGCGTGACGGTTCTTCTGATGTTTCTCATTCCCGAGACACACACGCCTACTATTCTGACCCAGAAGTCCAAGCGAGCTCGGCAGTCTGGCATCGAAGGATACGAGCACGTCGTCACGGAGGGAGAAGAGGATGCGCCTGGCCTCGCCCACGTTTACAAGCTAGCTCTTACACGACCCTGGATTCTCATGTTTGACCTGATTTCCCTCCTCTGCTCTGTCTACACTTGTATCGTCTTCACTCTTCAGTTCATGCTCTTTAGTATCTACCCTATTGTTTTCAGAGACATGAGAGGATGGAATGCTGGCGTTTCTCAACTGCCTTTGCTTGGCCAGGTTGTTGGGGCCGTTCTCGGAACTattgtcatcttcgtcgaTAGCGAACGAAGACGAAGCAAAGATGCAGCAGGGAAGATTCTATTGCCTGAAGACCGACTTCTCATGGCCATGTTTGGAGGCGTTGCCTTCCCCATTACCATGTTCTGGCTTGCATG CGCCGTCCCCTGGATCGTCCCAACTCTTGCGGGCACATTCCTCTCTGCCGCCCTGATGCTTGTTTATGTCGCCATAATCAACTACCTTACCGACACATACGCCTCATACGCAGCGTCTGTTATCGCCGCCAACACTGTTGCTAGATCTGCTGGTAGCGCTGCTGCTCCCCTCTTTACAACCCAGATGTTTACCgctcttggtgttggtggcgGGGGTTCTCTTATCGGAGGAGTCGCAACTCTACTGGCTTTTATCCCCTTCATATTCTTTTGGTATGGCGCTCGCATCCgaaagaagagcaagtacGCTCTTGTTGAGCCTGATCAGATGGAGAAGCTGGACGAGGAGGCTGATCCTACCGACTATGGCGTCGAAGCCGAAGAAAGTCAGCACGTGGGTGACATGGACCAACCTCAGTACAAGCGCTCTGATAGCGCGTGA
- a CDS encoding hypothetical protein (BUSCO:21769at5125) — MSPSAIVEANNMAAQSTFSYAQAAKGKGTITASNNAASADAVAPIQDDQAPAADTDTAAPVGDAQTDAPLAEQVTSEAPETVGPQTAVTEKHDTESVPGSESDARSESTQSRRTESRREDDTGRLDRPWRRNDKTPRSSSNATRSVDEQDSRKARRGKKGKASEKQAGEQATDKEQETAPEQPKVELAEAPIPSVNIWHKRKEARQAKSTKPSPTPAEATTNGTSSQKDEKKMESSPAPLTNGVKSHQRQASTVRAERNGPRGSRMNEKDGKSEVPPSVDDSTAWPTPETAISTIKEDSKKKATDKTPERSDRSDKDSQEDSSSSKARRWVSINYVPTVNFETQLPQIRNSKPRGGARGSRDATNRASINGVAEKLTSASLANRASDNKARDASNNAASQPSTKRGSVDIANGQKKASTNANFDKAKDPSAQTSEAPQASRDRPEGRGERGRGGYRGRAHHGHSQSQHAISGSGYHGQGANASRTQGYSPPMRQGGHGGSFTPSSQRGRGRNGANNFHRMSAPSGGNRMPVVQPQFAPVEYSMGVPMDAALLQNQFGHFLLPALKHQVEYYFSIDNLIRDTFLRRHMDSHGFVSLHFVLSFRRLQEMTEDINLVRAACEDSTEIDYAVADDGIELLRRRDGWQAFVLPIGDRDEMARREGPPQVTFKNRHYNFTNGQYNAAVHMPYGTPMYHHDPSPQHFQPRDVNGDTPVGASQLSAAVPDFSPSGTIPLVGPDGQTQVTSVEALTNGYAENATPLANGVHAEASQVTES, encoded by the exons ATGAGTCCCTCAGCTATCGTTGAGGCCAACAACATGGCCGCTCAATCAACTTTTTCCTACGCACAGGCTGCGAAGGGCAAGGGCACTATCACTGCCTCAAATAACGCTGCTTCTGCTGACGCAGTTGCTCCCATCCAAGATGACCAGGCCCCTGCAGCTGATACTGACACTGCCGCTCCCGTAGGGGACGCACAAACGGACGCACCTTTGGCTGAGCAGGTGACTTCCGAAGCTCCTGAAACCGTTGGGCCTCAGACAGCAGTGACAGAAAAACATGATACCGAGAGTGTTCCTGGGTCTGAGAGCGATGCCCGCTCCGAGTCTACACAAAGCAGACGAACCGAGTCAAGGCGTGAGGATGATACTGGAAGGTTGGATCGTCCCTGGCGACGTAACGACAAAACGCCAAGGTCATCAAGCAATGCTACAAGGTCTGTCGACGAGCAGGACTCCCGAAAGGCTAGGCGAGGTAAGAAGGGCAAGGCCTCCGAGAAACAAGCTGGCGAACAAGCGACAGACAAGGAACAAGAGACGGCACCCGAACAACCAAAGGTTGAACTTGCCGAAGCACCCATTCCTAGCGTCAACATTTGGCACAAGCGAAAGGAGGCCCGTCAAGCAAAGTCCACCAAGCCTTCCCCCACACCTGCGGAAGCTACAACAAACGGTACTTCAAGCCAGAaggacgagaagaagatggaatcGTCTCCTGCACCTCTCACAAATGGCGTCAAGTCTCATCAAAGGCAGGCCAGCACTGTCCGAGCAGAGCGAAATGGTCCTCGGGGCTCGCGAATGAATGAAAAGGATGGCAAGAGCGAAGTCCCCCCATCTGTCGATGACTCTACGGCATGGCCTACTCCCGAGACAGCTATATCTACCATTAAGGAGGatagcaagaagaaggccaccGACAAAACGCCTGAGAGATCCGACCGCTCTGATAAGGACAGCCAAGAGGATAGTAGCTCGTCGAAAGCTCGTCGATGGGTCAGCATCAACTACGTTCCCACAGTCAACTTCGAGACTCAGCTTCCTCAAATTCGCAACTCCAAGCCTCGCGGCGGTGCTCGTGGTAGTCGTGATGCTACCAACCGAGCCTCAATCAATGGCGTTGCTGAGAAATTGACATCTGCCTCCCTTGCGAACAGGGCCAGCGACAACAAGGCCCGTGACGCCTCTAACAACGCCGCATCACAGCCAAGCACCAAGCGTGGATCTGTCGATATTGCCAATGGTCAGAAGAAGGCTTCAACCAATGCAAACTTTGATAAGGCCAAGGATCCTTCTGCTCAAACTTCG GAAGCTCCTCAAGCTTCCCGCGATCGTCCTGAAGGCCGTGGTGAGCGAGGTCGCGGCGGCTACCGTGGACGTGCTCATCACGGCCATTCCCAGTCCCAGCATGCTATCTCTGGATCTGGGTATCACGGCCAAGGTGCCAATGCTTCCCGAACTCAGGGCTACAGTCCTCCTATGCGACAAGGTGGCCATGGCGGCAGCTTCACGCCTTCTTCTCAGCGAGGCCGTGGCCGCAATGGCGCTAACAATTTCCACCGTATGTCTGCGCCTAGCGGTGGTAACCGCATGCCTGTGGTACAGCCTCAGTTCGCTCCCGTCGAGTACTCTATGGGCGTCCCTATGGATGCAGCTCTCCTGCAAAATCAGTTCGGTCATTTTCTTTTGCCCGCGCTAAAGCATCAAGTCGAATACTACTTCTCTATCGACAACCTTATCAGGGATACCTTTCTCAGGCGGCACATGGATTCACACGGCTTTGTCTCTCTACACTTCGTCCTTTCATTCAGACGCTTACAGGAAATGACTGAAGATATCAACCTCGTCCGTGCTGCTTGTGAAGATTCAACTGAGATTGACTACGCTGTTGCGGACGACGGTATTGAACTTCTTCGTCGTCGAGATGGCTGGCAAGCCTTTGTTCTGCCAATCGGCGATCGAGATGAAATGGCCCGTAGGGAAGGTCCTCCCCAGGTTACTTTCAAAAACAGACACTACAACTTTACCAATGGCCAGTACAATGCTGCCGTTCACATGCCATACGGTACACCCATGTATCATCATGACCCCTCTCCCCAGCACTTCCAGCCTCGTGACGTCAACGGAGATACCCCCGTCGGTGCCAGCCAGCTTTCAGCTGCAGTCCCAGATTTCTCACCTTCTGGAACAATTCCTCTCGTTGGCCCCGATGGTCAAACCCAGGTTACCAGCGTTGAAGCTCTCACCAACGGTTATGCTGAGAATGCTACCCCACTTGCCAATGGTGTGCATGCTGAGGCATCTCAGGTCACTGAGTCTTGA
- a CDS encoding hypothetical protein (TransMembrane:4 (o80-104i111-133o145-162i169-187o)~BUSCO:52112at5125), whose translation MASSSFRDSINSLGWSRRDEPVNTSQQSGLLSSIQSLNPFQGSSGYVRLPTTESAGAPLPAPSRREEEEGWFVLSRWDRLLIFGACNLAAVACFVICFTLFPVLSLRPRKFAILWSVGSLMFLASFAAVMGPMNYVYHLLSTPRLPFTAAYFGSITLTLVFALKLHSTLLTLFSSLIQLACLIWYLISYFPMGSTGLRFATSFGARQATAWMTG comes from the exons atggcttcttcttcctttcgaGACTCTATAAACTCCCTTGGCTGGAGTCGTCGCGATGAGCCAGTCAACACTTCGCAGCAAAGCGGCCTGCTCTCTTCCATCCAGAGTCTGAACCCTTTCCAGGGAAGTAGTGGTTATGTTCGCCTTCCCACCACCGAGAGTGCCGGTGCGCCTCTGCCTGCGCCCAGCCGAcgcgaggaggaggagggctGGTTTGTTC TTAGTCGATGGGATCGATTGTTGATCTTTGGAGCTTGCAATCTCGCTGCTGTGGCATGCTTCGTCATCTGCTTCACTCTATTCCCTGTCCTCTCATTGAGACCACGCAAGTTTGCCATCTT GTGGTCCGTGGGATCTCTAATGTTTCTGGCGTCGTTTGCCGCTGTTATGGGTCCTATGAACTACGTCTATCATCTTCTTTCGACCCCTCGACTACCATTCACAGCGGCCTACTTCGGTTCCATCACATTAACACTTGTGTTTGCTTTGAAA CTTCATAGTACGCTTCTCACCCTGTTTTCTTCCCTCATCCAACTTGCATGCTTGATCTGGTACTTGATCAGTTACTTCCCAATGGGATCTACTGGTTTGCGCTTTGCCACATCATTTGGAGCGAGACAAGCAACAGCTTGGATGACCGGGTAG